The following proteins are encoded in a genomic region of Oncorhynchus gorbuscha isolate QuinsamMale2020 ecotype Even-year linkage group LG11, OgorEven_v1.0, whole genome shotgun sequence:
- the LOC124048935 gene encoding transmembrane protein 250 — protein sequence MPVIPIPRRVRSFHGPHTTCMHSACGPARTTQLVRTKYNNFDLYLRSRCMYGFLRFLLYFGCSLLTSLLWVSLSALFCLQYVSARLFLRLQYKLSVILLLLGHRRFDFGVLNNLFIYSMQVTMFLVGGLGWCFLVFVDM from the coding sequence ATGCCTGTGATCCCTATCCCTCGGCGAGTGCGCAGCTTCCATGGCCCCCACACCACCTGCATGCACTCGGCCTGCGGGCCGGCGCGCACCACCCAGCTTGTGCGCACCAAGTACAACAACTTTGACCTGTACCTGCGCTCGCGCTGCATGTACGGCTTCCTGCGCTTCCTGCTCTACTTTGGCTGCAGCCTTCTGACCTCCCTCCTCTGGGTGTcgctgtctgctctcttctgccTGCAGTACGTGAGCGCGCGCCTTTTCCTGCGGCTGCAGTACAAGCTGTCCGTGATCCTGCTGTTGCTAGGACACCGGCGCTTTGACTTTGGGGTGCTCAACAACCTGTTCATCTACAGTATGCAGGTCACAATGTTCCTGGTGGGAGGCCTGGGCTGGTGCTTCTTGGTGTTTGTGGACATGTAG